GAACTAAAACGTCCATTTGGTAGATAGGTTCCAGCAGAACCGGCTTCGCCTGCAGCGCACCTTTGCGCAAGGCCATGGTACTGGCAATTTTAAATGCCATTTCGGAGGAATCAACCGTATGGTAAGAGCCATCGGTCAGAGTTACCTTTACATCTACCATGGGATATCCCGCCAGAATGCCGCCTGCCAAGGCATCTCGCACTCCTTTTTCCACTGCCGGAATATATTGTCTGGGCACAGCGCCGCCAAAAATCGCATCGACAAATTCAAAATCACCGCCAGACGAAAGTGGTTCGAGCTGCAGCCAGACGTGTCCGTACTGGCCATGACCGCCGCTCTGCTTTTTGTGTTTTCCTTCGATTTTTACATTGCCCCGAATGGTTTCACGATAAGGAATCTTAGGAGTACTGAGTTTGATTTCAACGCCAAACTTGCGTTTCATCCGCTCAGCCATAATATCCAATTGCAATTCACCTGTTCCGGTCACTAACAGCTGCCTGGTTTCGGCATCTTTGCGAACCCGCAATGTCGGATCTTCATCAGTCAGGCGGCCCAGGGCACTGCCGATTTTATCCTCATCCCCCTTGTTTTTAGGCTCGATGCACATGGTGAACATCGGCTTAGGATACTCCATCCCAGGATAAATAACCGGCTTATCCTTATCACAAAGAGTATCGCCGGTACCGGACTCCTGAAGTTTGGCAACCACAACAATATCTCCGGCGTTGGCAACTGGCATAGGGTCCTGATTTTTGCCCCGCAGGGCGAAAAGGCTGCCCAATCGTTCCATTTTATCTTTGGAGGCATTATAGATGGTGCTGTCAGGCTTTAACTGACCCGAGAGCACACGAATATAACTGAGCCGCCCGACAAATGGATCAGCCGTTGTCTTAAACACCAAAGCGGAAAACGGATCGCTGACCTTTCTTTCCACTGTTTCCTGGGTTAAGGGGTGTTTGCCGACACTCACTTTGGCCGCAGGCGAAGCAATGTTATCTACAATCAAATTTAACAGCTGAAAAACACCGATATTTTTCATCGCTGAACCGCACAGCACAGGATAAAACTTGCCTTGCATAATTCCTTTATGCAGTCCTGTGCTGATTTCCTGTTCCGTCAGCTCTTCACCCTCTAAATACTTGGTAAGCAGCTCATCATCTGTTTCAGCCACCGCTTCAAGCATAGCCTGTCTGGCTTCCTGGGCTTGGTCGCCC
This genomic stretch from Acetonema longum DSM 6540 harbors:
- the fusA gene encoding elongation factor G, which encodes MKEYKSENIRNVGIIAHGGAGKTSLTEAMLFSSGAVNRLGKVDDGTSTTDFEPEEIRRKVTISAALAPCEWNGQKINIVDTPGYADFVAEVKGSLSAVDAALVVLCAASGVEVETEKVWQYANDLHLPRIAFINKMDRENADFYSVLNSMKEKLGGHIVPVQLPIGAQSVFKGIVDLVKMKALVPVNSQCSQYNETDIPSDMGDQAQEARQAMLEAVAETDDELLTKYLEGEELTEQEISTGLHKGIMQGKFYPVLCGSAMKNIGVFQLLNLIVDNIASPAAKVSVGKHPLTQETVERKVSDPFSALVFKTTADPFVGRLSYIRVLSGQLKPDSTIYNASKDKMERLGSLFALRGKNQDPMPVANAGDIVVVAKLQESGTGDTLCDKDKPVIYPGMEYPKPMFTMCIEPKNKGDEDKIGSALGRLTDEDPTLRVRKDAETRQLLVTGTGELQLDIMAERMKRKFGVEIKLSTPKIPYRETIRGNVKIEGKHKKQSGGHGQYGHVWLQLEPLSSGGDFEFVDAIFGGAVPRQYIPAVEKGVRDALAGGILAGYPMVDVKVTLTDGSYHTVDSSEMAFKIASTMALRKGALQAKPVLLEPIYQMDVLVPETYMGDVVGDLNGKRGRIQGMEPNGKGMSAVKAQVPLSEVFNYAIHLRSLTQGRGSFDMNFSHYEEVPQRIAETIIAGAKKDKVTEEE